Part of the Virgibacillus necropolis genome, TAAAAAAGGCAGTCGATTTAAAAATAAATCGGGCTGCTTTTTTATTTGGTATGGTTTCAACAATAAAGCTTGTGAATAAATATACTTAAAGTAAAGGGGGCTTTAGTTGAACTAGAAATAAGTGTTTTTTTAGGTTCGAGGATAAATCTAATTTATTCAATTAAAGGGCGCGCTAATCGAATAGTACGTCCTACTGAAACGGGCCAGTTTGTTTAATGAAAAGTTCTTGTCAAAAAAGTCAAGGCTGATCCCCTAGAAAAACCATGAGATCAACCTCTACACTAAACAATTGTTGCTTAAACAGTTGCCAGCTATATGCCCCTTGATTCCAAAGTTATGGAAGCAAAGTCTTTTTTGCCGCAATACAATTCACACTTCTGCCTGATCCTTTTTAACCAGCAGGAAGAAAGCTGAAAAACCAATGAGTGAGGTAGTAAATAATATGGCACCCATCGGGACAGCGGATGATTCATTAATACCGGCAAGCGGTGAGAATATCGAACCGAGCAGCAGCGGGAGCATGCCTAAGACAGCACTTGCACTTCCGGCACGGTGTCCCTGTTTGGCCATTCCAAGTGTAAATGTGCTTGTGATAACCATTCCTATTGTGATCATGTATATAAAAATCAATATGACAATTGATGTTAGCGGTCCTTCAATCACTGTCATGACAAGCAAAATGGATGTTGCAGTTAGCGCAATCGTGACGGCTGCTTGGAGCAGTTTTTTTTCTGGAATAATTCCGCCAAAGCGTCCTATAATAAAACTTCCCGTAATAATTGCCAGTCCATTTATACCAAATAGCACACTAAATATTTGCGGGGATACGCCATAAATATTCTGATAAACAAACGGTGTTCCTGATACATAGGCAAAACTTCCCCCATGTACGAATCCAACGATCAATGTATATCCAATAAACGAACGGTCCTTTAGCAAATTTGTCATTGTTACAACGGTTGCACCAAACGAACTTGGTATCCGTTTCTCTGGCGACAGTGTCTCCTTTAATTTCATGGCAGCAATAGCCACAATCAAGATACCAATAAAGCCTAAAAATAAAAAGATACTTTGCCAGTTTCCGGACTCAAAAGACAGAATTGCACCACCAACCATAGGTGCAATCATTGGTGCAACAGCATTAATAACCATTAACAGCGCGAAAAATTTCGTTAGTGCTTTGCCGCTAAACACATCTCGAACAACAGCCCGCGAGAGCACGACGCCTGCTGAGGCCGTGAATCCCTGTAGAAATCGGGCTGCGATTAATATTGCAATATTAGGCGCAAATGCACATAGAATGGAAGCTAATGCAAACAGGCTAGTAGCAATTAATAATGGTTTTTTTCTGCCATGTGCATCACTGATCGGTCCAACTACCAATTGACCGATTGCAAGTCCAAGTAGACATGTTGTTAAACTGGCCTGCACTAGTATGGCACTGGTATCAAAATACTGCGCAATACCGGGGAAACTGGGCAAATACATGTCGATATTAAGCGGTCCTAGAAACGCAAGCAGACCGAGAAGCAGCGCTAATCCCAAACGCTTTTTGCCTGTCGGGTTATGCAATACAGGTTCATGTTGTTCATGATAAATAAGTCATTTCCCCTAATCTTTATATTTTAAGTACCTATGTCAAAGAAGGCTGTTATCTTTTTTTGTACTCATTCGACTACAAAGCCTAATTATAATTTAAAATGTATAATTATGAAAAACAAATGATTTATTATTATTAACACAAAAACATATTCAAATAAAAAAGAAGTAATGTTGTTCAATCATCGGGCGTGATTAACTAATAAGAATTGCGCCAACATCGCATATAAGGGTCAGATTGTTTAAGTTTATGGCTTGCAGAGATGAGTAATTTGGAGATACTTATTTGGGTGATAACAATCGTGGTATAGTCAGTTTAATTATGGGTGTCTATTCCACATTTTATTTGCTGGATGTGTAAGTCCGAAACAAGAGAATGCTATTTGATAAGTCTTTGTAGCCGACGTTGATTTTAGGAGTTGACTTTGCAAACAATACCTTTGGATGTTGCAGATGATTTTGATATGATATACGATGTTAATGTTTTTTATCACTATCATTAAACGTGGAAAAACGTTTGAAAAATACACAATAGACTCAGGAGTGAATAGACATGCTACAACATTTCTCCAATGGTTATGTCGCAAAAACCCTTTTTCAAAGCAGCTTGCCAAAGGTGCAAGGTGATGACCAGACTGCAACGCAATTTAAAGAAGGCTTTAAATTATCCAGAAGGGCAATGAAGTTTGCAGGTCTTCTTGAATTGGTCGGTTCCATATTTTTATTTATATCAATAATATCCAAATCAGGAAAAAAATTTGCGAGAATTGGTGCGCTGATGATCAATATTGTTCTTGGCGGCGCCATTTTTAAACACCTTGAAGCTGGACATGGCGTGGATGGCTCAAAAAAAGCATTAAAATTGTTCGGTTTAAATACGCTTAATTTTATAGAAACCATGCGTAAGTAAACTTTTCATAAGGAAGCAGAAGTCACCTACTTAAACGAAATAAGTGGGTGATTTTTATTGATGTCTATTCATTATATTTTCATCAATCGGGCGCATTTCCGGAATAAGGTTCTGCGCTGATTTTGCATATAAGGGCCATATTGTTGAGCAATGGAAGAAGTTCACAAACTATTTGTCTGGTGCTAAACTAAAGGAAAGTTTAGTTTTAATATTCAATATGGGAAGGATTGAAATCATGACCAAAGCAAGTTGGGGAGAAAATTGGATTAAGATATGTACTTTATTGGAAATTGGGATACCACTAAGACCTCCCCAGTCTGTAACAGGAGGACTACTTCACCACATGTGGCGTATAGACACAAAAAGTGGAATATTTGCGGTTAAGGTTTTGAATCCTGAAATCATGTCACGTCCCGATGCAAAAAGAAATTATCGACTTTCAGAAAGAATTGCACAGGTGGCTTACAGTAATGGTATTCATGCCGTACCTGTTAAAATGATTGGTAATGAGCCTTGGGTTGAAGTGGATGGAAAATACATAATGGTATTTGATTGGGTTTATGGATACACTTTACTTCCCGAACAATGCACTTTTGAACATTGGAGTAGGAATTCAGATGGAACGTCTAACAAGAAACGC contains:
- a CDS encoding Bcr/CflA family efflux MFS transporter, with the protein product MYHEQHEPVLHNPTGKKRLGLALLLGLLAFLGPLNIDMYLPSFPGIAQYFDTSAILVQASLTTCLLGLAIGQLVVGPISDAHGRKKPLLIATSLFALASILCAFAPNIAILIAARFLQGFTASAGVVLSRAVVRDVFSGKALTKFFALLMVINAVAPMIAPMVGGAILSFESGNWQSIFLFLGFIGILIVAIAAMKLKETLSPEKRIPSSFGATVVTMTNLLKDRSFIGYTLIVGFVHGGSFAYVSGTPFVYQNIYGVSPQIFSVLFGINGLAIITGSFIIGRFGGIIPEKKLLQAAVTIALTATSILLVMTVIEGPLTSIVILIFIYMITIGMVITSTFTLGMAKQGHRAGSASAVLGMLPLLLGSIFSPLAGINESSAVPMGAILFTTSLIGFSAFFLLVKKDQAEV
- a CDS encoding DoxX family protein, producing the protein MLQHFSNGYVAKTLFQSSLPKVQGDDQTATQFKEGFKLSRRAMKFAGLLELVGSIFLFISIISKSGKKFARIGALMINIVLGGAIFKHLEAGHGVDGSKKALKLFGLNTLNFIETMRK
- a CDS encoding protein kinase family protein — encoded protein: MTKASWGENWIKICTLLEIGIPLRPPQSVTGGLLHHMWRIDTKSGIFAVKVLNPEIMSRPDAKRNYRLSERIAQVAYSNGIHAVPVKMIGNEPWVEVDGKYIMVFDWVYGYTLLPEQCTFEHWSRNSDGTSNKKRFQAVIEAYLNNGGTLSGRVLDALYGSFGGMLGWLEYNMRRSLDKDVFTMEERELGHKEVLHTIRDLKKLNEAVSDYFQWIEDVS